In Luteitalea sp. TBR-22, one genomic interval encodes:
- a CDS encoding sensor histidine kinase, with amino-acid sequence MGKLHALLPTLAVTAPLHPDQHSPVRERAREHAEEVSPGQEAFAAALAHELTQPLAALILNAEAARVLATRLPATADQGGALADTLVDIEREAARAATVIDGLRALFSGERLTAGRATVNDALRAAIAEVAVAMDECGVRAHLALTEPLPDVCGQQTLLYLMFLNLMVNAIQAMAATPPGERELYVGSRQDGDRILVTVADTGCGFPAALRSRIFDRGVSTKTGHLGVGLALVKRIADVHGGRLDVDASARRGTAFVIAFPPAATMPSCATAIRTGARGTP; translated from the coding sequence ATGGGCAAGTTGCATGCACTCCTCCCCACGCTCGCGGTGACGGCCCCCCTGCACCCCGACCAGCACTCGCCGGTGCGCGAGCGAGCCCGGGAGCACGCCGAGGAGGTGAGCCCCGGCCAGGAGGCGTTCGCCGCGGCCCTGGCCCATGAACTGACGCAGCCGCTTGCGGCGCTCATCCTCAACGCAGAGGCGGCCCGTGTGCTGGCCACACGCCTGCCGGCCACGGCCGATCAGGGCGGGGCCCTGGCCGACACGCTGGTCGACATCGAGCGGGAGGCCGCGCGAGCCGCGACCGTGATTGACGGACTGCGTGCGCTCTTCAGCGGCGAACGGCTGACCGCCGGCCGGGCGACCGTCAACGACGCGCTGCGGGCCGCGATCGCGGAAGTGGCCGTGGCGATGGACGAGTGCGGCGTGCGCGCGCACCTGGCGCTGACCGAACCGCTACCAGACGTCTGCGGGCAGCAGACGCTTCTCTACCTGATGTTCCTGAACCTGATGGTGAATGCGATACAGGCGATGGCCGCCACACCGCCGGGTGAGCGGGAGCTGTACGTGGGGAGCCGGCAGGACGGCGACCGCATCCTCGTCACCGTTGCCGACACGGGCTGTGGGTTCCCGGCCGCACTTCGCAGCCGCATCTTCGATCGCGGCGTCTCGACCAAGACCGGTCATCTCGGCGTCGGCCTGGCTCTGGTCAAGCGGATCGCCGACGTCCATGGCGGCCGGCTCGACGTCGACGCCTCGGCGCGCCGGGGCACCGCGTTCGTCATCGCGTTC
- a CDS encoding NADPH-dependent F420 reductase codes for MHRVPLAVVCACVMATVVPSAQQAAPPASAPDKPVVAVIGTGTLAGTLGPAIGRAGYRVVYGSRDPVRDSVRALVARSGPNAAAVTPRDATAAAAIVVLAVPRNVLDEVSDGLGTLDGKIVIDVSGGQKRVAADGYLELVPGPSGSERLQSRHATARVVRVNLPLMAYFVDPLLVGTPPTILIAGNDPRARESVARLIFDLGLDPWDAGPLRFAQVFDAINTMALVPAQQGRNEGYELRLMPSAPLSCFADMSQLFGFGRPGELENVRPFPRRAPPIPCEEWRRRLGW; via the coding sequence ATGCATCGAGTCCCGCTCGCGGTCGTGTGCGCGTGCGTCATGGCGACCGTCGTGCCGTCGGCACAGCAAGCGGCACCGCCAGCGTCGGCCCCGGACAAGCCGGTCGTGGCCGTGATCGGCACGGGCACGCTCGCCGGGACGCTCGGCCCGGCGATCGGCCGCGCCGGGTACCGCGTGGTCTACGGCAGCCGCGATCCGGTCCGCGACTCGGTGCGCGCGCTCGTGGCGAGGAGCGGGCCGAATGCGGCCGCCGTCACGCCTCGCGACGCAACCGCCGCCGCGGCGATCGTCGTCCTGGCGGTCCCGAGGAACGTGCTCGACGAGGTCAGCGACGGCCTGGGGACGCTGGACGGCAAGATCGTCATCGACGTGAGTGGTGGACAGAAGCGGGTCGCAGCCGATGGCTACCTGGAACTCGTCCCGGGGCCGTCGGGAAGCGAACGCCTCCAGTCCCGGCACGCGACGGCCCGAGTGGTGAGGGTCAACCTGCCCCTGATGGCGTACTTCGTCGATCCGCTGCTGGTCGGCACGCCACCGACGATCCTGATTGCCGGCAACGACCCGCGCGCTCGGGAGTCGGTGGCGCGGCTCATCTTCGACCTCGGCCTCGATCCCTGGGACGCCGGTCCGCTCCGCTTCGCCCAGGTGTTCGACGCGATCAACACCATGGCCCTCGTGCCAGCGCAGCAGGGCCGGAACGAGGGGTACGAGCTTCGCCTGATGCCGAGCGCTCCCCTGTCGTGCTTCGCGGACATGTCGCAGCTGTTCGGATTCGGCCGCCCCGGCGAACTGGAGAACGTCCGCCCGTTCCCGCGACGTGCCCCGCCGATTCCCTGCGAGGAATGGCGACGACGCCTCGGCTGGTGA
- a CDS encoding alpha/beta hydrolase: MSSSSLPQDHPTRDERGGHSRDRLEPVTRAFIDSLAGAPPLYTMSPAAAHKVLTDLQSAPVPAPPADVVDTTFPVGPTGETRIRIVRPQGARGPLPLLLYCHGGGWVLGDTITHDRLVRELAAGVGATVVFVDYVNSPEARYPTQNEQAYASLVHAVAHAADLGIDPSRVAVAGDSVGGNMAAALTLMAKARQGPSIAYQVLFYPLLDYLSDRPSYRQYADGPWLIADTMKWMFDLQGLDGSETDVTAYPVRASVEQLRGLPDCLLITDGDILQDEGEEYASKLSAAGVRVTSVRYNQTVHDFVMLNPLAETPAARGAIAQAITALRGALHPGS; this comes from the coding sequence ATGTCATCCAGCAGCCTGCCCCAGGACCACCCGACCCGAGACGAGAGGGGAGGCCACTCGCGTGATCGGCTCGAGCCAGTCACCCGGGCGTTCATCGACAGCCTGGCGGGGGCGCCGCCGTTGTACACGATGTCGCCGGCGGCCGCGCACAAGGTACTCACCGACCTGCAGTCCGCGCCTGTGCCGGCGCCCCCGGCCGACGTCGTCGACACGACGTTCCCGGTGGGCCCGACGGGCGAGACCCGCATCCGCATCGTGCGACCGCAGGGCGCCAGGGGGCCGTTGCCGCTCCTGCTCTATTGTCATGGCGGCGGGTGGGTGCTGGGCGACACCATCACCCACGATCGGCTGGTTCGTGAGCTGGCGGCCGGCGTCGGCGCGACCGTCGTCTTCGTGGACTACGTCAACTCACCCGAGGCCAGGTACCCGACGCAGAACGAGCAGGCGTACGCCTCGTTGGTCCACGCCGTGGCGCACGCGGCGGACCTCGGCATCGATCCCTCGCGCGTCGCCGTGGCGGGCGACAGCGTGGGCGGCAACATGGCCGCCGCCCTGACGTTGATGGCCAAGGCGCGGCAGGGGCCCAGCATCGCATACCAGGTGCTGTTCTACCCGCTGCTGGACTACCTGTCGGACCGGCCGTCGTACCGGCAGTACGCCGATGGCCCGTGGCTCATCGCCGACACGATGAAGTGGATGTTCGACCTGCAGGGCCTCGATGGCAGCGAGACCGACGTCACGGCCTACCCGGTGCGCGCGAGCGTGGAGCAACTGCGCGGGCTGCCCGACTGCCTGCTGATCACCGACGGTGACATCCTGCAGGACGAGGGCGAGGAGTATGCGTCGAAGCTCTCCGCCGCCGGGGTGCGCGTGACGTCGGTGCGCTACAACCAGACGGTCCACGACTTCGTGATGCTCAACCCGCTCGCCGAGACGCCGGCAGCGCGAGGGGCGATTGCCCAGGCGATCACCGCGCTCCGCGGCGCCCTGCATCCCGGCAGCTGA
- a CDS encoding sigma-54-dependent Fis family transcriptional regulator, giving the protein MGSMMAVELIGNSEALRSVRDAIELIAPVDSSVLLLGETGTGKEVVARAIHAAGPRRAGPFVAVNCAALPAGLLESELFGHERGAFTGALAQSDGRFAAAHRGTLFLDEIGDLPLELQPKLLRALQERQIERLGSGGRAVDVDVRVIAATHQDVFDMVQRRAFRADLYYRLNVFPIVIPPLRQRREDIPLLVRHFVRTFARRHGRHVPEVPSALLDRLADQPWPGNVRELQNVVERAVIATRGETLATPHGLGPLPVLQGTSLRTLADVERDHIIETLRSTNGVIGGWNGAASRLGLPRTTLLARMQRLGIPRQASSAPGARALVTRDDSP; this is encoded by the coding sequence ATGGGGTCGATGATGGCGGTCGAGTTGATCGGGAACAGCGAAGCGCTCAGGAGCGTACGGGACGCCATCGAGCTGATCGCCCCGGTGGACAGTTCGGTGCTGCTGCTCGGCGAGACGGGCACCGGCAAGGAAGTGGTGGCGCGCGCCATCCACGCCGCCGGGCCGCGCCGGGCCGGCCCGTTCGTCGCGGTCAACTGTGCCGCCCTGCCAGCCGGTCTCCTCGAGAGCGAGCTGTTCGGGCACGAGCGGGGTGCCTTCACCGGCGCCCTGGCCCAGTCCGACGGCCGCTTCGCAGCCGCGCACCGCGGCACCCTGTTCCTCGACGAGATCGGCGATCTGCCGCTCGAGCTGCAGCCCAAGCTGCTGCGCGCGCTGCAAGAGCGCCAGATCGAACGGCTGGGAAGCGGGGGACGGGCCGTCGACGTCGACGTCCGGGTGATCGCGGCCACCCATCAGGACGTGTTCGACATGGTGCAGCGGCGCGCCTTCCGCGCCGACCTGTACTATCGCCTCAACGTCTTCCCGATCGTCATTCCGCCGCTGCGCCAGCGCCGCGAGGACATCCCGCTGCTGGTCCGCCACTTCGTGCGCACATTTGCCCGGCGTCACGGCAGGCACGTGCCCGAAGTGCCGAGCGCCCTGCTCGATCGCCTGGCCGACCAGCCCTGGCCGGGCAACGTGCGCGAGTTGCAGAACGTGGTCGAGCGCGCGGTGATCGCGACGCGCGGCGAGACGCTCGCGACGCCACACGGCCTCGGGCCGCTGCCGGTGCTGCAGGGCACCTCGCTGCGCACCCTGGCCGACGTCGAGCGCGATCACATCATCGAGACGCTGCGCAGCACCAACGGCGTCATCGGCGGCTGGAATGGCGCCGCATCGCGCCTGGGCCTGCCACGCACGACGCTGCTCGCACGCATGCAGCGGCTCGGCATCCCCAGGCAGGCCTCATCAGCGCCGGGGGCCCGCGCGCTGGTCACCCGCGACGACAGCCCCTGA
- a CDS encoding response regulator transcription factor, with translation MQSVLESAGFEAETFASAEAFLDTDVMHRAGCVVADVRLPGIDGFELHRRLRAARPTLPVIFVTAYDDDEARRRALRDGALAFMGKPFDAAELLAYVGAALAR, from the coding sequence ATGCAGAGCGTGCTCGAGTCGGCGGGATTCGAGGCGGAGACCTTCGCGTCGGCCGAGGCCTTCCTCGACACGGATGTGATGCACCGTGCCGGATGTGTCGTCGCCGACGTTCGCCTGCCCGGCATCGACGGGTTCGAACTCCATCGGCGTCTCCGCGCGGCGCGGCCGACGCTCCCGGTCATTTTCGTGACGGCGTACGACGACGACGAGGCGCGCCGGCGTGCGCTTCGTGACGGCGCCCTCGCCTTCATGGGCAAGCCCTTCGACGCGGCCGAGCTGCTCGCGTACGTCGGCGCGGCCCTCGCGAGGTGA
- a CDS encoding response regulator transcription factor: MTADHPTVFVVDDDARVRTAVADLLAAAGHRVSVFASATQYLEAETPDAPGCLVLDLELPDMHGLDLQRGLTDRGGPPIVFITGHGDVPSSVRAMKAGAVEFLLKPFGDRELLAAVEDAIGRDRDARARRAAADEVRRRHARLTRREREVLSYVVCGFANKHTAAELGTSEITIGVHRGQVMRKMGAHSLAELIRFADTLGIRAPAPRVTE; encoded by the coding sequence ATGACCGCAGATCACCCGACCGTCTTCGTGGTCGATGACGACGCGCGGGTCAGGACGGCGGTGGCCGATCTGCTCGCCGCAGCAGGACACCGCGTCTCGGTGTTTGCCTCCGCCACGCAATACCTCGAAGCCGAGACGCCAGACGCGCCAGGCTGCCTCGTGCTCGACCTCGAACTGCCCGACATGCATGGCCTCGACCTGCAACGGGGGCTGACAGACCGCGGCGGGCCGCCGATCGTGTTCATCACCGGCCACGGCGACGTGCCCTCGTCGGTGCGCGCGATGAAGGCCGGGGCCGTCGAGTTCCTGCTGAAGCCGTTCGGCGATCGTGAGCTGCTCGCGGCCGTCGAGGACGCGATCGGTCGCGATCGCGACGCGCGGGCGAGGCGCGCTGCCGCCGACGAGGTGCGTCGCCGCCATGCGCGACTGACGCGGCGCGAGCGCGAGGTGCTGTCGTACGTGGTCTGTGGCTTTGCCAACAAGCACACGGCCGCCGAGCTCGGCACGAGCGAGATCACGATCGGCGTCCACCGCGGACAGGTCATGCGGAAGATGGGGGCGCACTCCCTGGCGGAGCTGATCAGGTTCGCGGACACGCTCGGCATCCGGGCGCCGGCGCCGCGCGTCACTGAATGA